In a single window of the Tribolium castaneum strain GA2 chromosome 8, icTriCast1.1, whole genome shotgun sequence genome:
- the ifc gene encoding sphingolipid delta(4)-desaturase DES1: MGQHVSRTDFEWVYTEEPHASRRKIILEKYPQIKKLFGYDPNFKWVVTMMVLTQFVMLFVMKDRSWPVIFLVAYCFGGVINHSLMLAVHEISHNLAFGHGRPMWNKVFGFFANLPIGIPISISFRKYHLEHHKYQGDEIKDTDIPTYLEAKLFCTTFGKFIWVLLQPFFYAFRPLVTYPKPPTMLEIVNTVIQIIFDAFVVYYFGGRVLGYLIFGSVMAMGLHPVAGHFISEHYMFKKGYETYSYYGPLNWITFNVGYHNEHHDFPYVPGSRLPEVKKIAPEFYDTLPQHNSWTAVLYDFVMDPDVGPYARIKRKSRGLDS, translated from the exons ATGGGCCAGCACGTGTCTCGGACCGATTTCGAGTGGGTCTACACGGAGGAGCCCCACGCGAGCCGGCGAAAAATAATTCTAG aaaagTACCCACAAATCAAGAAATTGTTCGGTTACGATCCCAATTTCAAATGGGTAGTTACCATGATGGTATTAACGCAATTTGTGATGCTGTTTGTGATGAAAGACAGGTCGTGGCCGGTGATTTTCTTGGTGGCTTATTGTTTTGGAGGCGTTATCAACCATTCGTTGATGTTGGCAGTACATGAAATTTCGCATAATTTGGCCTTTGGGCATGGCAGGCCCATGTGGAACAAGGTGTTTGGCTTTTTCGCCAATTTGCCCATCGGCATACCCATCTCGATCAGCTTTAGGAAGTACCACCTGGAGCACCACAAG tacCAGGGTGACGAGATTAAAGACACCGACATCCCCACGTATCTCGAGGCCAAGCTTTTTTGCACCACTTTTGGCAAATTCATTTGGGTTTTACTACAGCCCTTCTTTTACGCATTTAGGCCTCTCGTGACGTACCCGAAGCCGCCAACGATGCTCGAAATAGTCAACACTGTGatacaaataattttcgaCGCTTTCGTTGTCTACTATTTCG GAGGCCGCGTTCTAGGTTATTTAATTTTCGGTTCTGTGATGGCGATGGGTTTGCACCCAGTTGCTGGGCATTTTATTTCCGAGCATTACATGTTCAAGAAAGGCTATGAAACGTACAGTTATTATGGGCCTTTGAATTGGATTACTTTTAATGTGGGGTACCATAACGAACATCATGATTTTCCCTATGTGCCAGGCTCACGTTTGCCAGAG gTGAAGAAAATCGCACCGGAGTTTTACGATACGCTCCCACAACATAATTCGTGGACGGCTGTTTTGTACGATTTTGTCATGGATCCAGACGTGGGGCCCTATGCGAGGATTAAACGCAAGTCCAGAGGGCTTGATTCgtaa